One Methanohalophilus mahii DSM 5219 genomic window carries:
- a CDS encoding ATP-dependent nuclease — protein MIEELKLENYRCFSEHTIPFSEKNVIVGENNAGKSTIIEALRLVSIITSRYKSINYNSAPNWLDLPSRERGIKPSLKEYNFNFQSVFHRYGNPPAKIIAKFTNGTQIIIYINNNEDVFALIKDNDGKIVKNRKQANNIVIPNILILPQISPLKFEEKKLTEDYIYKSTFSNLSSQHFRNQLLLYRDEFERFKSLVEDTWDGCKIVNLDKSSEAVQPVISLLVRDNDFVAEIGWMGHGLQMWIQIMWFLSFATEEDIVVLDEPDVYMHADLQRKIIKILDENDFLQTLTTTHSVEIISEVSPEHILIVDKEREESKFANSIPSVQKLIDGIGCLHNIQLTRFWKCKKCILVEGEDMDFLNHLHSRLFPHSETPFEIVPNMPIGGWSGLNYAIGTSLILQNSAGESVNTYCILDRDYYPEEKIKDTCEAGAKKELNLHIWNRKEIENYLVIPDVIVRIIERRANETVSINASEICEVIDSICDDLYDATFDNLSNEYRKFYRDKQEKGNTESRSFISEHWDSTENKLKLVSGKEVISKLSKWSQNKYNVSFSAGTIVREIKAEEIDSEIRYVIEAIEENTAFLNKL, from the coding sequence ATGATTGAAGAACTTAAACTTGAAAACTACCGCTGTTTTTCTGAGCATACCATCCCTTTTAGTGAAAAAAATGTAATTGTCGGGGAGAATAATGCTGGGAAATCAACAATAATTGAAGCTCTTAGACTTGTTTCAATTATAACTTCCAGATATAAGAGCATTAACTATAATTCTGCTCCAAATTGGCTCGATCTCCCGAGTAGAGAAAGAGGCATTAAGCCCTCTTTGAAAGAATATAATTTTAATTTTCAGAGTGTATTTCATCGATATGGAAACCCTCCTGCAAAAATCATAGCTAAATTTACCAACGGAACGCAAATTATTATCTATATAAATAATAATGAAGATGTTTTTGCTCTAATAAAAGATAATGATGGCAAAATTGTAAAGAATAGAAAACAGGCAAATAATATAGTTATACCAAATATTCTAATATTACCACAAATTTCACCTTTAAAGTTTGAAGAAAAAAAACTTACTGAAGATTATATCTATAAATCTACTTTTTCGAATTTGTCATCCCAACATTTTCGAAACCAATTACTTCTATATAGGGATGAATTTGAAAGATTCAAGTCTTTAGTAGAGGATACATGGGATGGATGTAAAATTGTTAATTTGGACAAAAGCAGTGAGGCGGTTCAACCAGTTATTTCACTGCTTGTCAGAGATAACGACTTTGTTGCTGAAATTGGTTGGATGGGGCATGGTTTACAAATGTGGATTCAAATAATGTGGTTTTTGTCTTTTGCCACTGAAGAAGATATAGTGGTTTTAGATGAGCCAGACGTCTACATGCATGCTGATTTACAAAGAAAAATAATAAAAATACTTGATGAGAATGATTTTTTACAAACTCTGACAACCACCCATTCAGTTGAAATTATTTCAGAAGTAAGTCCAGAACATATTTTAATTGTGGATAAAGAAAGAGAAGAATCAAAATTTGCTAATTCTATCCCATCAGTGCAAAAGCTAATAGACGGTATAGGTTGTTTACACAATATTCAACTAACAAGGTTTTGGAAATGCAAAAAATGTATTCTTGTTGAAGGAGAGGATATGGATTTTCTAAATCATTTGCACTCTAGATTATTTCCTCATTCAGAAACACCTTTTGAAATAGTCCCAAATATGCCTATAGGCGGATGGAGCGGTTTGAATTATGCAATTGGTACTTCGTTAATATTACAAAATTCAGCAGGGGAATCTGTAAATACTTATTGTATTTTAGATAGAGATTATTATCCAGAAGAAAAAATAAAAGATACATGTGAGGCGGGTGCTAAAAAAGAACTAAACTTGCATATTTGGAATCGAAAAGAAATTGAAAATTATCTGGTAATTCCAGATGTTATTGTTAGAATTATAGAAAGAAGAGCAAATGAAACTGTAAGTATAAATGCTTCTGAAATTTGTGAAGTCATTGACAGCATTTGTGATGATTTATATGATGCAACATTTGATAACTTGTCGAACGAATATAGAAAATTTTATCGAGACAAACAAGAAAAAGGAAATACCGAGTCTAGATCGTTTATTAGTGAACATTGGGACTCTACAGAAAACAAATTAAAACTAGTTTCAGGGAAAGAGGTAATATCAAAATTATCCAAGTGGAGTCAAAATAAATATAATGTATCTTTTAGTGCAGGAACTATTGTTCGTGAAATTAAAGCAGAAGAAATTGACTCAGAAATCCGTTATGTGATTGAAGCCATCGAAGAAAATACTGCTTTTTTGAATAAACTATGA
- a CDS encoding ABC transporter ATP-binding protein, with protein sequence MVVRAENVCRDYEVGDMTIKVLRNVDLLVRKGEFVAIMGPSGSGKSTLMNMIGCLDRPTCGAVYIMGKNVNRISDNELAKLRGMEIGFVFQSFNLVSRLSALENVELPTYANRRPGVDVRGKAKKLLDQVGLSERMDYKPTELSGGQSQRVAIARALVNDPSIILADEPTGNLDSKTGEEIMNIFTDLHRRGRTVIMITHDLHLANKYADRVVYLKDGVIDDRTTKVNAA encoded by the coding sequence ATAGTCGTGCGGGCTGAAAATGTTTGCCGGGATTATGAAGTGGGGGATATGACAATCAAGGTACTCAGGAATGTGGACCTGCTTGTCAGGAAGGGGGAGTTTGTAGCTATCATGGGTCCCTCGGGGTCGGGTAAAAGTACCCTGATGAATATGATAGGATGTCTGGACAGGCCTACCTGTGGTGCAGTTTATATCATGGGGAAGAATGTGAACCGTATCTCCGATAATGAACTTGCAAAGTTAAGAGGGATGGAGATAGGTTTTGTGTTCCAGAGTTTCAATCTGGTTTCACGATTAAGTGCCCTGGAAAATGTGGAATTGCCTACCTATGCTAACAGACGGCCCGGGGTTGATGTAAGAGGTAAGGCCAAGAAATTACTGGATCAGGTAGGACTTTCAGAACGTATGGATTACAAACCCACCGAGTTGTCTGGGGGTCAGTCCCAGAGGGTGGCAATAGCCAGGGCGCTTGTAAACGACCCTTCTATAATACTTGCCGATGAACCCACCGGGAACCTGGATTCAAAAACAGGGGAAGAGATAATGAATATTTTTACAGATCTTCATCGAAGGGGTCGCACGGTCATTATGATTACTCATGACTTACATCTTGCTAATAAATACGCAGACCGGGTAGTTTACCTGAAAGACGGTGTAATTGATGACAGGACTACCAAGGTCAACGCTGCTTAA
- a CDS encoding ABC transporter permease encodes MPLKFELFVALRHIVYRKRQTILSVGAIGIAVMILVVSNAFMAGFTDKLYESTVNDMAHVTITPEENSEYIHLYKNLQSELYKINGIKAVSPSLAGDAVLRNEDNVKNVLFKGINPRDEDAVLSTSEDIIRGSFFGLATSGNTIVIGDDLADELEVGLDDRIEISFPGSETRFYRIIGVYDTNTPLDSTLTYTSLQTAQLFYATSDVVNSISIKLYDFNQDREIAQQIEDKGYSAEGWTETNPEILQTITIETISNNIMLGFILLIASFGVISALNMVVMEKTKEIGILMAMGAGKSGIRNIFILESGILGFLGAVAGTITGIAIALSIGNYDVPSELYHIDSIPVIIRYNDVLLTIVIVFILNLIAGVYPASRAAKMDPVEAIATH; translated from the coding sequence ATGCCATTGAAATTTGAACTTTTTGTTGCATTAAGACACATTGTATACAGGAAACGTCAGACCATACTTTCCGTAGGTGCTATAGGAATTGCGGTTATGATTCTTGTTGTGTCCAATGCATTCATGGCAGGTTTTACCGATAAGCTGTATGAATCAACTGTCAATGATATGGCCCATGTAACCATTACACCGGAAGAAAACAGTGAATATATCCACCTATACAAAAATCTCCAGAGTGAACTGTATAAGATTAATGGTATCAAAGCAGTATCTCCGTCCCTTGCAGGAGACGCCGTATTGCGAAATGAAGATAATGTCAAAAATGTCTTATTTAAAGGAATAAATCCCCGTGACGAAGATGCAGTATTATCCACCAGTGAGGACATAATAAGGGGAAGTTTTTTCGGCCTGGCTACTTCTGGCAATACAATTGTAATCGGGGATGACCTGGCAGATGAACTTGAGGTCGGCCTTGATGACAGAATAGAAATATCCTTTCCGGGATCCGAAACTCGTTTTTATCGAATAATAGGGGTATATGATACGAACACCCCCCTTGATTCAACACTGACCTACACTTCCCTTCAAACAGCCCAGTTATTCTACGCAACTTCTGATGTTGTCAATAGTATCAGCATAAAACTTTATGACTTCAATCAAGACAGGGAAATTGCACAGCAAATTGAAGACAAAGGTTATTCTGCAGAAGGATGGACGGAAACAAATCCGGAAATACTTCAGACTATTACAATTGAAACCATTTCCAATAATATCATGCTGGGCTTTATTCTCCTGATAGCATCTTTTGGTGTCATAAGCGCCCTGAACATGGTGGTCATGGAAAAGACAAAGGAAATAGGCATCCTTATGGCAATGGGTGCGGGCAAGTCGGGCATACGGAACATCTTCATCCTTGAAAGTGGTATCCTGGGTTTCCTGGGAGCTGTTGCAGGAACTATTACCGGTATTGCAATTGCACTATCAATAGGTAACTATGATGTGCCCTCTGAACTTTACCATATAGACTCCATACCCGTGATAATACGATACAATGATGTATTGTTGACAATCGTCATCGTGTTCATACTGAACCTCATAGCAGGAGTATATCCGGCAAGCAGAGCCGCAAAAATGGATCCGGTAGAAGCAATAGCAACACATTGA
- the cofD gene encoding 2-phospho-L-lactate transferase has product MIIFSGGTGTPKFLDGLMRTMDEEEITVVVNTAEDLWVSGNLVTPDIDTVLYLFAAMIDREKWWGIAGDTFHTFNAMKDCGYDEKMMLGDRDRATHIMRSEMIHNGATLSEAIENLCSSFGIKANVLPMSDDPVSTMIRTPQGWMHYQDFWIKHQGKPDVLEVKMVGIDEASISPAVMEKLREDSNVLIGPSNPITSIGPIISLDGMPEILKSKNVVAISPIIGNEPVSGPAGKLMNACGYGISSNEVARCYHDFLDVFVTDIRDPQGCDSFENMACSIVKTDTMMSSVDVSIQLAGYVRDLFESLE; this is encoded by the coding sequence ATGATAATATTTTCCGGTGGAACCGGCACACCCAAGTTCCTTGATGGCCTGATGCGGACAATGGACGAAGAAGAAATCACAGTTGTCGTGAATACCGCCGAAGACCTGTGGGTATCGGGTAATCTTGTAACACCGGATATTGATACAGTACTCTACCTCTTTGCCGCTATGATTGACCGGGAAAAATGGTGGGGTATAGCAGGTGATACATTCCACACTTTCAATGCTATGAAGGATTGTGGTTATGATGAAAAGATGATGCTGGGGGACCGGGATCGGGCCACACATATCATGAGATCTGAGATGATTCACAACGGGGCTACCCTTAGTGAAGCGATTGAAAACCTTTGTTCAAGCTTTGGTATCAAAGCCAACGTCCTGCCAATGTCAGACGATCCGGTATCTACCATGATCCGTACACCTCAGGGTTGGATGCATTACCAGGATTTCTGGATTAAGCATCAGGGCAAACCCGATGTACTTGAAGTTAAGATGGTTGGAATTGATGAAGCTTCTATATCTCCTGCTGTAATGGAAAAACTACGGGAAGATAGCAATGTCCTGATTGGTCCCAGCAATCCCATTACAAGCATAGGTCCCATCATATCCCTTGATGGAATGCCTGAAATCCTTAAAAGTAAAAATGTGGTTGCAATCAGTCCTATTATCGGGAATGAACCTGTTAGCGGTCCTGCCGGTAAACTTATGAATGCATGTGGTTACGGTATTTCTTCAAACGAGGTTGCAAGGTGTTACCATGATTTTCTGGATGTGTTTGTAACTGATATCCGTGATCCGCAGGGTTGTGATTCTTTTGAAAATATGGCTTGCAGTATAGTAAAGACTGATACTATGATGTCTTCTGTAGATGTAAGTATACAGTTGGCAGGTTATGTAAGAGATCTCTTTGAGTCCCTGGAATAA
- a CDS encoding ABC transporter permease — protein MVGLSEALKLAFASIRSAKLRSALTTLGVIIGVAAVIANISLGASFGQYFEEEIGASGTNFIVVFTEKNNVFGDSQFNIVENTKGVAAVSPINQQSATLRYQSAERTATVSGVLADYEEVGNIRMEHGQFITNQDQNVAVIGSDVAYEKFDRNLSVKNFINISIKNVDGGVSTRTFRIKGIVQDPDASFVSPEVDPSGRVFIPLSVMQEMQHRDDIGGFFIKADSLEILNRVTDDVDENLARSVGVPSRDIDNEDAKPYEIFNQQDILDQINQLSSALTSILVAIALISLIVGSIGIMNIMLVTVTERTKEIGLMKSLGYNYFDILTLFIVESVIISLFGGIFGVLLGMAASMAVNNYLDISGVFPLSLIILGFGISFVVGLISGVYPASKAAKMDPVEALRHE, from the coding sequence ATGGTCGGCCTCTCTGAAGCACTAAAACTAGCTTTTGCCAGTATCAGGAGTGCAAAACTGCGCTCTGCTCTGACTACCTTGGGTGTTATCATAGGAGTTGCCGCAGTTATTGCCAATATATCACTGGGGGCCAGTTTCGGCCAGTATTTTGAAGAGGAAATCGGAGCATCAGGTACAAATTTTATAGTGGTGTTTACTGAGAAGAACAATGTATTCGGGGACTCCCAGTTTAATATTGTTGAGAATACTAAAGGTGTGGCTGCTGTATCTCCCATTAACCAACAGTCTGCCACCTTACGATATCAGTCAGCAGAGCGTACGGCAACGGTAAGTGGGGTGCTTGCCGATTATGAGGAAGTTGGTAATATAAGAATGGAGCATGGGCAGTTTATTACCAATCAGGACCAGAACGTTGCCGTAATAGGTTCTGATGTGGCCTATGAGAAGTTTGATCGGAACCTGTCAGTTAAGAATTTCATAAATATAAGTATTAAGAACGTGGACGGGGGAGTAAGTACACGGACATTTCGTATAAAGGGCATCGTACAGGACCCGGACGCTTCCTTCGTATCCCCAGAAGTGGACCCTTCCGGACGTGTTTTCATTCCTCTTTCCGTCATGCAGGAAATGCAGCACAGGGACGATATCGGGGGATTTTTCATTAAAGCCGACTCTCTCGAAATCCTGAATAGGGTTACAGATGATGTGGATGAAAACCTTGCAAGGTCGGTAGGTGTTCCCAGCAGGGATATTGATAATGAGGATGCCAAGCCCTATGAAATTTTCAACCAGCAGGATATACTTGACCAGATAAACCAGCTTTCAAGTGCCCTGACATCCATATTGGTTGCAATAGCCCTGATATCCCTTATAGTAGGCTCCATCGGTATCATGAATATCATGCTTGTTACAGTCACAGAAAGGACAAAAGAAATCGGGCTCATGAAATCCCTTGGTTATAATTATTTTGACATATTGACCCTTTTTATTGTTGAGTCCGTAATAATCAGCCTCTTCGGAGGGATATTCGGTGTACTGCTGGGTATGGCAGCCTCAATGGCGGTAAATAATTATCTCGATATCAGTGGTGTTTTCCCGCTAAGCCTTATTATACTGGGTTTTGGCATTTCCTTTGTCGTGGGTCTCATATCGGGTGTTTATCCTGCCAGCAAAGCTGCTAAAATGGACCCTGTGGAGGCATTGCGTCATGAGTGA
- a CDS encoding COG1361 S-layer family protein, translated as MTGLPRSTLLNRGITMKKSGFLILFVFSLLLMVSAIAVVPATAAEDSSSSTLRVDVLKYEPYPADIGDYVSVWVKVENYASGEAGDVSIKIEPEYPLSLDSETNAIQNFGRIPPDRTAIHEYRLYVDENAKTGTASFDLLYRADSDLSWVKESFDLKVGSNTFDSKGTVVLSNMISKPQVFMPGDTGSISFTLENTAKSGTVSIGDETYDTYARVQSATLQGTEMIEVTSEPYEGKGVLGAGDSLQVTYNIEVAENIEDGTHYLDLSTIGNSHSFNNNWKVPIVVDSYSLEVIPSRPLVLKNGEGTLEFDVANIHPNKLSSVAVALEAEGVSFSPSNYFVGTMDSDELFTIEIDVTSDQKEYTGTKNVTIIASFRNGLNEHEFIVGERPLEFEKVEEDNNAAIISAVVLILVLLIAGGYLYRKRQKQDE; from the coding sequence ATGACAGGACTACCAAGGTCAACGCTGCTTAATAGAGGTATAACCATGAAAAAATCCGGATTTTTGATACTTTTTGTTTTTTCCTTGTTGCTGATGGTTTCTGCAATAGCTGTGGTTCCTGCTACTGCTGCAGAAGACTCATCAAGTTCGACCCTGAGGGTAGATGTGCTCAAATACGAACCCTATCCTGCGGATATAGGCGATTATGTGTCTGTGTGGGTAAAAGTTGAAAATTACGCTTCTGGAGAAGCCGGGGATGTTTCAATCAAAATAGAACCAGAATATCCTCTTTCACTGGATTCTGAAACAAATGCAATCCAGAATTTTGGCAGAATCCCTCCCGACCGCACAGCAATCCATGAATACAGGTTGTATGTTGACGAAAATGCCAAAACCGGTACAGCTAGCTTTGATTTGCTTTACCGGGCTGATAGTGATCTTTCATGGGTCAAGGAATCCTTCGACCTAAAAGTAGGTTCCAATACTTTTGATAGTAAAGGCACTGTAGTACTTTCCAATATGATTTCCAAACCCCAGGTATTCATGCCCGGGGATACAGGTTCTATCAGTTTTACACTGGAAAATACGGCCAAGTCAGGTACTGTTTCAATAGGTGATGAGACCTATGATACATATGCCAGGGTCCAGTCTGCAACTCTTCAGGGAACTGAGATGATAGAGGTTACCAGTGAACCCTATGAAGGCAAAGGTGTACTTGGAGCAGGAGATTCCTTACAGGTCACATACAATATAGAAGTTGCTGAAAATATAGAAGATGGGACCCATTATCTGGACCTTTCCACAATTGGTAACTCCCATTCCTTTAACAATAACTGGAAGGTTCCTATAGTTGTGGATTCATATTCACTGGAAGTAATCCCTTCCAGGCCACTGGTTTTAAAGAATGGTGAAGGAACTTTGGAATTTGATGTGGCCAATATCCATCCAAACAAACTTTCTTCAGTGGCAGTAGCTCTGGAAGCAGAAGGAGTTTCCTTTTCTCCTTCGAATTATTTTGTGGGTACCATGGATTCAGATGAACTGTTTACCATTGAAATAGATGTTACTTCAGATCAGAAAGAATATACCGGTACTAAAAATGTAACAATAATTGCCAGCTTTCGCAATGGTCTTAATGAACACGAGTTTATCGTGGGTGAAAGACCGCTCGAATTTGAAAAAGTTGAAGAAGATAATAATGCTGCTATAATTTCAGCGGTAGTGCTGATTCTTGTCCTGCTGATTGCAGGTGGTTATCTGTATCGCAAGAGGCAGAAACAGGATGAATAA
- a CDS encoding ABC transporter permease: MLNFKEAFRLSLGSINGSKMRSTLTTLGIIIGVAAVIANVSLGASFNQFFVEELGTQGSNFIVIYSQDIDLFYDAQLDTVRSVPGIEGISGIRQQVASVTYLSTVRQIDIQGCSADYEQIGNIQLAEGTFFSDKDKYVAVLGSDVAYEKFDRQISNHNSIDIEFVRRDGTKVSHSFKVIGIIDSPKTTFIQSGAESDVRIFIPIATMNEMLGLGDYGGISATVDESRSVREVSDEVDRRLARSLGVSERELDNEDVKPYSIFNQADILDNLNQLSSALTTLLTSVALIALLVGSIGIMNIMLVSVTERTKEVGLLKSLGFTRRNILTLFLIESMILSAIGGVLGTIVGIAASYGVAYFLNLPYIFPFYLIVVGFLIALAVGLVAGLYPANKASKLDPVEALRTQ; encoded by the coding sequence ATGCTGAATTTCAAGGAGGCTTTCCGTCTTTCCCTGGGGAGTATTAACGGTTCCAAAATGCGTTCCACCCTCACTACCCTGGGAATTATTATAGGTGTTGCAGCAGTTATTGCGAATGTGTCCCTGGGCGCCAGCTTCAACCAGTTCTTTGTAGAAGAGCTGGGTACCCAGGGCTCGAATTTTATTGTTATTTACAGTCAGGATATTGATCTTTTCTATGACGCACAGCTGGATACTGTGCGCAGTGTACCGGGAATAGAGGGTATATCCGGCATCCGGCAGCAGGTTGCAAGTGTAACGTACCTTTCTACTGTCCGTCAGATTGATATACAGGGATGTTCGGCGGATTATGAGCAAATTGGTAATATACAGCTTGCGGAAGGCACTTTTTTTAGTGATAAGGATAAGTATGTGGCTGTGCTGGGTTCGGATGTGGCCTATGAGAAATTCGACCGGCAAATCTCCAATCATAATTCCATTGATATTGAGTTTGTACGCAGGGATGGCACAAAAGTATCCCATTCTTTCAAAGTAATAGGAATTATTGACAGTCCCAAAACAACATTCATCCAGAGCGGGGCGGAATCCGATGTGCGTATTTTTATCCCGATAGCTACGATGAATGAGATGCTGGGTCTTGGGGACTATGGAGGGATCTCAGCCACCGTCGATGAATCCCGTTCTGTGAGGGAGGTTTCGGATGAAGTTGACCGCAGGCTTGCCAGAAGCCTTGGTGTTTCTGAAAGGGAGCTGGATAATGAGGATGTAAAACCCTATTCAATCTTCAACCAGGCGGATATCCTGGATAACCTGAATCAGCTTTCCAGTGCCCTGACAACCCTTCTTACTTCCGTGGCGTTGATTGCCTTGCTTGTGGGCTCGATAGGTATTATGAATATTATGCTTGTCAGCGTAACCGAAAGGACAAAGGAAGTGGGTTTGCTCAAATCCCTGGGTTTTACGCGTAGGAACATACTCACCCTTTTCCTCATAGAATCGATGATTTTGAGTGCCATTGGTGGTGTGCTGGGTACGATTGTAGGCATTGCGGCTTCCTATGGTGTTGCTTACTTTTTGAACCTGCCTTATATTTTCCCGTTCTATCTCATAGTTGTGGGTTTCCTGATTGCCCTAGCTGTAGGATTGGTTGCAGGCCTCTATCCTGCCAACAAGGCCTCAAAGCTCGATCCCGTGGAAGCCCTGCGAACCCAGTGA
- a CDS encoding protease inhibitor I42 family protein, producing the protein MKINTYAGAGLLLIAFTVVVAAVVLSLGCADDGGTGVNESVDAHTLNNGTELSGEWSGNTVNASTGDYFSIRLEENPSTGYQWNLTTSDGIKIVGDKFEPPENEDVVGAAGFHIWTFRIMDDGKQQIDAIYKRPWENVTGEEDTFSLTLEVEGEPVAPADGDDGEYVYGTANVDDIEIMVMESFPVQISVLATGFLPNGCTVIDEANITTEKTGNTFNVHIPTKRPKDAICTQALVPFEISVPLDVYGLEKGNYTVDVNGVQDSFELQSDNVLK; encoded by the coding sequence ATGAAGATTAATACTTATGCAGGGGCAGGCTTGCTTTTGATTGCCTTTACCGTTGTGGTGGCCGCAGTTGTCCTTTCCCTGGGATGTGCGGATGACGGTGGTACAGGTGTGAATGAAAGTGTGGATGCCCACACGTTGAACAATGGTACGGAACTGTCCGGTGAATGGAGTGGCAACACAGTGAATGCTTCCACCGGGGATTACTTTTCAATACGCCTGGAGGAAAATCCCTCCACAGGGTACCAGTGGAACCTGACAACCTCCGATGGTATCAAAATTGTAGGAGATAAGTTTGAGCCGCCGGAAAATGAGGATGTCGTGGGTGCAGCAGGTTTCCATATATGGACCTTCAGGATAATGGATGACGGAAAACAGCAGATTGATGCCATCTACAAGCGTCCATGGGAAAACGTTACGGGTGAGGAAGACACTTTCAGTCTGACGCTGGAGGTTGAAGGAGAACCCGTTGCCCCTGCAGACGGTGATGATGGTGAGTATGTCTACGGTACAGCAAATGTGGATGACATAGAGATAATGGTGATGGAGTCTTTTCCCGTCCAGATCAGTGTCCTGGCCACGGGCTTTCTGCCAAACGGCTGCACAGTGATCGATGAGGCCAACATAACAACTGAGAAAACAGGCAACACCTTCAATGTCCATATCCCGACTAAGCGCCCTAAGGATGCCATATGTACCCAGGCCCTTGTGCCCTTCGAGATCAGCGTCCCACTGGATGTCTACGGTCTGGAGAAAGGTAATTACACCGTGGATGTGAATGGTGTACAGGATTCGTTTGAATTGCAGAGCGATAATGTGCTTAAGTGA
- a CDS encoding HD domain-containing protein, with the protein MKVMRDPVHGHVELDELAVSLMDTPRMQRLRRIRQLGLSNLVYPGANHTRFEHSLGAHHLATTLAGEIDSVQQSEIDELRVAAMLHDIGHGPLSHVTEGIIKKYTRREHEDVKHLLRKGDIAEICSETGLNISRIANHILGKTSLGQIINSEIDVDRMDYLIRDAHYTGVAYGLVDHSRLIHKMQFYEDKLVVTEGGLNAAESLLVSRFLMHPSVYFHHVTRISETMLIRGIEYLVEREKLDPSSLQDMDDYRLFETMRQDDGYAGEMINRIDERKLYKRALYVGFDDVDEKVLGYRKSIQRVEKEIAEEAGIDEKKILIDIPKLPRIEEMKALIKVNGKKMTLDKASHLVATLEKAHRDNWKLGVYTPREHREKVKKIANDFFEVKKHTLQYKLTDIEEDISGSN; encoded by the coding sequence ATGAAGGTCATGAGGGACCCCGTACACGGTCATGTCGAACTTGACGAGCTTGCAGTATCCCTAATGGATACACCCCGCATGCAGCGTCTCAGGAGAATACGCCAGTTAGGACTATCCAACCTTGTATATCCGGGTGCCAACCATACCCGTTTCGAACATTCACTGGGCGCACATCACCTGGCTACGACCCTTGCGGGAGAAATAGATTCCGTACAGCAATCTGAAATCGATGAACTCAGGGTTGCTGCAATGTTGCATGATATAGGACACGGCCCCCTTTCACATGTGACAGAAGGCATCATCAAAAAATATACCCGCCGGGAGCATGAAGATGTAAAACACCTGCTGCGCAAAGGGGATATAGCAGAAATTTGCAGCGAAACCGGCCTCAACATATCAAGGATTGCAAATCACATCCTGGGCAAAACCTCCCTCGGACAGATCATAAACAGTGAGATTGATGTTGACCGCATGGATTATCTCATTCGTGATGCACATTATACAGGTGTTGCATACGGACTTGTAGACCACAGCCGTCTGATCCATAAAATGCAATTCTATGAAGATAAACTGGTTGTAACAGAAGGCGGCCTCAATGCAGCCGAATCCCTGCTTGTATCGCGTTTTTTAATGCATCCTTCGGTATACTTCCATCACGTGACCCGCATCTCGGAAACAATGTTAATAAGAGGTATCGAATATCTGGTAGAGCGGGAGAAACTCGATCCCTCCAGCCTCCAGGACATGGATGACTACCGCCTGTTTGAAACCATGCGCCAGGACGACGGTTACGCAGGTGAAATGATCAACAGGATTGATGAGAGAAAACTGTACAAACGTGCCCTCTATGTAGGGTTTGATGACGTTGATGAGAAGGTTTTGGGCTATCGCAAATCCATCCAGAGAGTGGAAAAGGAAATCGCAGAAGAGGCGGGAATTGATGAAAAGAAAATCCTCATAGATATTCCAAAGTTGCCCCGGATAGAGGAAATGAAAGCATTGATCAAGGTCAACGGGAAAAAAATGACCCTTGATAAAGCCTCCCATCTTGTAGCAACTCTTGAAAAAGCTCATCGTGATAACTGGAAACTCGGGGTTTATACACCCAGAGAACACAGGGAAAAGGTGAAAAAAATTGCAAACGATTTTTTCGAGGTGAAAAAACATACCTTACAATACAAATTAACGGATATAGAAGAGGATATAAGTGGGAGTAATTGA